One region of Drosophila teissieri strain GT53w chromosome 2L, Prin_Dtei_1.1, whole genome shotgun sequence genomic DNA includes:
- the LOC122618986 gene encoding uncharacterized protein LOC122618986 — MSRREANLMAYVTAEEHLLNRYSPLEGDEVDAEASEAPGAASGVAEDRERLTDLAASGTRSSGTGADLDPAVDSMLHEISDDLEIYSLISSGSGFKGWPEEHPSSSFVTQTEPLIFGLRRQMMVAEEAPQAPEWAACTPAKRQCSSHEVIEINDSPEAVQDPNIALMQTVVSSPGVLLTNGNVDQFDMLSHVSDEAEQELQVAEEEEQCVIYESVDGENMVVLAEEHCCEIIVATQGVACEQEFARAILMAENGTGALLGLLPEESDANECLNGTAYIEEVVEDMGEGEARLADGNNVYLSDAALEQPLVHQELVDDEAPEENENATFLDDTPMEEERPDICQVYDHELEDHDDEECEDAVIQEEPDQPIDVIALQGQEPPPNNLQRKLPREHSSPTEFPVSSSSMPNASDHYDFEDELTGTRSPSKVAPLKRKYPPLMKNTLHGEAMDRRLASICQAQPQMSPAEKVSNWETAPRQEWAAVEDVESFDAAFNQYEAVTASLKQHNFPEFRETLARNMEKISRDIMQTSDESTQELASSQSAERPVHRRYLHILPTEETIVLDDDDDDCYEVVGMEKASVTTLIPEEELQEDQQPEEDEVVLPGVDDLNNTDSHNFEQRNLTKETSTADLESSAVTPTACSTAANLELVASVSHAQARPSGPEGVADFMQPNLSDRRPSEDQQLTNAVLDVMRQQVQTIQQQQFMEQTMKQQPQMYRYQELPQAPQEVQMAANQGPYVNCPNDSMFYEQQEFCNYLGLTELATANAVATAMRELANSTVARRSLRVRPQQQLDRMRSDVRGKRRERERDRQQDKDKKVPLTTSSELSTDKEEPSPAQTSESVSRMVEDEDLHFASRLATEHKRKMNHFYKTYFAEEEECSTKKSPKTTNLLATSKSSKDGEMCPSLQEQEPQCPISVIAGDGYKKHEIDKESEKGRAQSVEAAFTKIFEAAAPAQSKLLESMQQRLRQARETKPSIYIIKATSNASPPNPSPTRQESRISPARLHLTGGFGDVSAPRPSLISQPAKKSLTITSPAKDSRSPVPLPVDTAKRPKHRKTHGATKPVAATQRRRTTVGVASPGKEARVRDLVTRSTTHLNSKLLRNRKVSLLKSYALSDEMAQGRSKRIAGGAAQTTKKVQMPKAVRAALKRPDQADKSLPEQHRLQQQQLAPPNTPRKVKGVKENANPTTSATKSSRPPKRTRRVRAKSLPPNIETVTEPVTVVPNATVLRLANLAPEVPKAFAPTHSHLVSSAAKEAVDKTLVCSPPVAQSPYAQPVLIYPPSPTTPPPNTELHRPRQQAGKINHADLVLATPPGGLLRLSQGSSTLANPLSAKHGQVLYMYYELEQLIVLQENCITFWKYSKVFNVLHQPRHNPSFDGVRKSPSPQLPQPHPRESKDAEQELDVGPRWVYLGRVRRVTLEKEIFTPFGSRICVHNSTPVYLEMRSRPLDHHKREVKLTSLHVNVYYFCEEELRPRMHSVHLDAVNCEWPHVIYTTIADSRYFVMAWQQELVMGKPRSGICKYSLTPTLDTLASIREFKQLRHELRHIECLSEDRLIGYGQTRITVWDHRSGDTLMNYDLGRPLGRCLAAMHYPSLDMDQSSMLVLYQLLKEPNKAAEVHVIACELSHATPSHRLLQVHRLPAPQFDDTTEAVNTGDHLIVKSASNDEAWISAADPRQLTYLAPQVNGAQRFYARHKSQVIEMSPQSLTVDSIANHMLKLAVQQSHST, encoded by the exons ATGTCCAGGAGAGAAGCCAATCTGATGGCCTACGTGACGGCGGAGGAGCACCTGCTGAACCGCTACTCGCCGCTGGAAGGCGACGAGGTTGATGCGGAGGCTAGCGAAGCTCCAGGCGCCGCATCGGGCGTGGCTGAGGATCGGGAGCGTCTCACGGATCTGGCTGCATCCGGCACCAGATCCTCAGGAACGGGAGCAGATCTGGACCCTGCCGTGGACAGCATGCTGCACGAGATCTCCGACGATTTGGAAATCTACAGCCTTATCTCAAGTGGCAGTGGCTTCAAGGGCTGGCCGGAGGAGCACCCGTCTTCCAGTTTCGTCACCCAGACTGAACCCTTAATATTTGGACTTCGCCGGCAAATGATGGTGGCCGAAGAGGCACCTCAAGCCCCGGAATGGGCCGCCTGCACGCCGGCGAAACGTCAGTGCAGCAGCCACGAGGTCATCGAGATCAACG ACTCGCCCGAAGCTGTCCAGGATCCGAACATTGCATTAATGCAAACTGTAGTCAGCAGTCCCGGCGTCCTGCTGACCAATGGCAATGTTGACCAGTTCGACATGCTGTCCCACGTGAGTGATGAGGCTGAACAAGAACTTCAGGTGGCCGAGGAAGAAGAGCAGTGTGTGATCTATGAGTCCGTGGATGGAGAGAACATGGTCGTCTTAGCGGAAGAACACTGCTGTGAGATCATAGTAGCTACCCAGGGAGTGGCATGCGAGCAGGAGTTCGCCAGGGCCATTCTGATGGCCGAAAACGGTACCGGAGCTTTGCTGGGTTTGCTGCCCGAGGAAAGTGATGCGAATGAGTGTCTCAATGGGACTGCCTACATCGAAGAGGTCGTGGAAGATATGGGTGAGGGCGAGGCACGTTTGGCGGATGGAAACAATGTGTACCTTAGTGATGCAGCGCTAGAACAGCCATTAGTGCATCAGGAACTGGTGGACGATGAGGCCCCCGAGGAAAACGAGAACGCCACATTCTTAGACGACACGCCGATGGAGGAGGAACGCCCAGATATTTGTCAGGTGTATGATCATGAACTAGAGGACCATGACGATGAAGAATGCGAGGACGCAGTCATCCAGGAAGAACCAGACCAACCTATCGACGTTATTGCATTACAGGGACAGGAGCCGCCGCCAAATAATCTGCAAAGAAAATTGCCTCGCGAGCACAGCAGTCCCACGGAATTCCCAGTCAGCTCATCCTCCATGCCCAACGCCAGCGACCACTATGACTTTGAGGACGAGTTAACGGGCACCCGCTCTCCATCCAAAGTGGCGCCGCTGAAGCGCAAGTATCCGCCGCTGATGAAGAATACTCTGCATGGAGAGGCTATGGATCGAAGACTCGCAAGCATCTGCCAGGCTCAGCCGCAAATGAGTCCCGCCGAGAAAGTCTCCAATTGGGAAACGGCACCCAGGCAGGAATGGGCCGCGGTCGAGGATGTGGAAAGCTTTGATGCCGCCTTTAACCAGTACGAGGCTGTAACGGCATCTCTCAAACAGCATAACTTTCCCGAATTCCGTGAAACACTGGCTCGGAACATGGAGAAGATCAGCCGTGACATCATGCAAACCTCAGACGAATCCACTCAAGAACTAGCCAGCTCTCAGTCGGCGGAGCGGCCTGTGCATCGTCGCTACTTGCACATCTTGCCCACCGAGGAGACAATTGTGCtagatgacgatgacgacgattgCTACGAGGTGGTGGGTATGGAAAAAGCCTCTGTCACCACATTGATTCCCGAGGAAGAACTACAAGAGGATCAACAACCGGAGGAGGACGAGGTGGTGCTGCCCGGTGTCGATGACTTAAACAACACGGACTCCCACAACTTTGAGCAGCGAAACCTTACCAAGGAAACCTCAACAGCCGACCTGGAGAGTAGCGCGGTTACGCCAACGGCATGTTCTACCGCTGCGAATTTGGAGTTGGTTGCATCCGTTTCCCATGCTCAAGCTCGTCCATCTGGTCCGGAAGGTGTGGCTGATTTTATGCAGCCGAACTTAAGCGACCGTAGGCCCTCAGAAGACCAACAATTAACCAACGCGGTTTTAGATGTTATGCGTCAGCAGGTGCAAACaatacagcagcagcagtttaTGGAGCAAACGATgaagcagcagccacagatGTATCGCTACCAGGAACTCCCACAGGCTCCCCAAG aGGTGCAAATGGCAGCTAACCAGGGGCCTTACGTCAACTGTCCGAATGATAGTATGTTTTACGAGCAGCAGGAATTCTGCAATTATCTGGGCCTCACTGAACTGGCCACAGCAAACGCCGTGGCTACCGCAATGAGGGAGCTAGCCAACAGCACTGTAGCTCGCCGATCGCTGCGGGTCAGACCACAACAGCAACTAGATAGGATGCGCAGTGATGTGCGTGGCAAGCGACGCGAAAGGGAACGAGATAGGCAGCAGGATAAGGACAAGAAAGTACCACTGACCACCAGTAGTGAGCTAAGCACCGATAAAGAAGAACCCTCCCCAGCTCAGACATCAGAATCCGTTTCAAGGATGGTGGAGGATGAAGATCTTCACTTCGCCTCTAGATTGGCAACAGAGCATAAACGCAAGATGAATCACTTttacaaaacatattttgcGGAAGAGGAAGAATGCTCAACGAAGAAGTCGCCCAAAACCACCAACCTTCTAGCCACTTCCAAATCCTCAAAGGATGGAGAGATGTGTCCATCGCTTCAGGAACAAGAACCGCAATGTCCTATATCCGTCATAGCTGGAGACGGTTACAAGAAACATGAGATAGACAAGGAGTCTGAAAAGGGTCGGGCTCAGTCTGTTGAAGCAGCTTTCACTAAGATCTTTGAAGCTGCCGCACCTGCCCAGTCCAAGCTGTTGGAGAGCATGCAGCAACGTTTGCGCCAGGCGCGTGAGACCAAGCCATCGATTTATATTATCAAGGCTACAAGCAATGCCTCGCCTCCGAATCCATCGCCTACCAGACAGGAGTCTCGCATCTCGCCGGCGCGCTTACACTTAACGGGCGGTTTTGGTGACGTAAGCGCACCGCGTCCATCACTTATTTCCCAGCCAGCGAAGAAAAGTCTTACAATAACCAGTCCTGCTAAGGATTCGCGGTCACCTGTCCCCTTACCAGTTGATACGGCCAAAAGACCAAAGCATAGGAAAACCCATGGAGCCACCAAACCTGTGGCCGCCACCCAACGACGCCGCACTACCGTGGGAGTTGCCAGCCCCGGAAAGGAAGCTCGCGTACGCGATTTGGTTACTCGCTCCACCACGCATCTTAATTCGAAGCTACTTCGTAACCGCAAGGTCAGCCTGCTCAAGAGCTACGCACTATCGGATGAAATGGCTCAGGGACGATCCAAACGGATTGCTGGCGGCGCAgcacaaaccaccaaaaaggTACAAATGCCCAAGGCTGTACGGGCGGCGTTAAAGAGGCCGGATCAGGCAGATAAAAGTCTTCCTGAGCAGCATCgcttgcagcagcagcaattggcTCCGCCAAACACTCCCCGAAAGGTGAAAGGTGTCAAGGAGAATGCGAATCCCACGACAAGTGCAACGAAGTCTAGTCGCCCGCCCAAGCGGACCAGGCGAGTACGAGCCAAGTCACTGCCCCCGAATATTGAAACGGTGACTGAACCGGTGACAGTCGTTCCTAATGCCACTGTGTTGAGGCTCGCTAATTTGGCACCAGAAGTTCCCAAAGCCTTTGCGCCTACACACAGCCACCTGGTCAGTTCCGCTGCCAAAGAAGCTGTAGATAAGACCCTTGTTTGTTCCCCGCCCGTCGCTCAATCGCCTTATGCACAACCCGTGCTTATTTACCCGCCATccccaacaacaccaccaccaaatACGGAGCTGCACCGCCCTCGCCAGCAAGCCGGAAAAATCAATCACGCTGACCTAGTCCTAGCCACTCCCCCTGGCGGCCTGCTGCGGCTTAGTCAGGGATCCTCGACGCTAGCAAATCCACTTTCTGCCAAGCACGGTCAGGTTCTTTACATGTACTACGAGCTGGAACAGCTCATTGTGCTGCAGGAGAACTGCATTACCTTCTGGAAGTACTCGAAAGTGTTCAACGTCCTGCATCAGCCCCGACATAATCCCTCCTTTGATGGCGTCCGAAAATCGCCCTCTCCGCAGCTGCCTCAACCACATCCGCGCGAGTCCAAAGACGCCGAGCAGGAGCTGGATGTTGGTCCGCGATGGGTTTACCTCGGAAGAGTGCGGCGCGTAACTTTAG AGAAAGAGATCTTTACGCCGTTTGGCAGCCGCATTTGCGTGCACAATTCGACGCCGGTATACCTTGAAATGCGGAGCAGGCCGCTGGACCATCACAAGAGGGAGGTGAAGCTTACCTCCCTCCATGTGAATGTGTACTACTTCTGCGAAGAGGAATTACGACCTCGTATGCATTCTGTGCACTTAGATGCTGTAAATTG CGAGTGGCCGCATGTCATATACACAACTATAGCGGATTCGCGTTACTTTGTTATGGCATGGCAGCAGGAACTGGTGATGGGCAAGCCGCGCTCGGGCATCTGCAAGTATTCACTGACGCCCACACTGGATACGCTTGCCTCCATACGGGAGTTTAAACAGTTGCGCCACGAGCTGCGTCACATTGAGTGCCTTTCAGAGGATCGCCTTATCGGCTACGGACAGACGCGTATCACAGTCTGGGATCACCGCAGCGGGGACACTCTGATGAACTACGACTTGGGCCGCCCTCTGGGCCGATGCCTGGCAGCTATGCACTATCCAAGCCTCGACATGGACCAAAGCAGCATGCTGGTGCTTTACCAGCTTCTCAAAGAACCAAACAAAGCGGCTGAGGTGCATGTGATCGCCTGTGAGCTGTCCCACGCCACGCCCTCGCACCGCCTGCTGCAGGTTCACCGCTTACCAGCGCCGCAATTTGACGATACTACAGAGGCAGTTAACACCGGGGATCACCTGATCGTTAAGTCTGCATCGAACGACGAGGCCTGGATAAGTGCTGCAGATCCAAGACAGCTCACCTATTTGGCGCCGCAAGTCAATGGAGCGCAGCGTTTTTATGCCCGCCACAAGTCCCAGGTGATCGAGATGTCCCCGCAATCCCTAACTGTAGATAGTATCGCCAATCACATGCTAAAATTGGCAGTCCAGCAGTCCCACTCGACGTAG
- the LOC122626061 gene encoding ethanolamine-phosphate cytidylyltransferase-like isoform X1 codes for MEDKRANGDTSACNGHSDKQHKDVRVWCDGCYDMVHFGHANSLRQAKALGDKVIVGIHTDEEITKHKGPPVFTEEERVKMVKGIKWVDEVVLGAPYVTTLEVLDQNNCDFCVHGDDITMTAEGVDTYHLVKSANRYKEVKRTAGVSTTDLVGRMLLLTRNHFRQGSAEYDIEKEVSILKRQIKSHPGSSNMGQDSAAKSPWTGCSQFLPTTQKIIQFSDGKSPNPGDKIVYVAGAFDLFHVGHLDFLEKAKKLGDYLIVGLHTDPVVNSYKGSNYPIMNLHERVLSVLACKFVNEVVIGAPYCVTEELLEHFKIDVVCHGRTPIALENGKIDPYAVPKTRAVFELIDSGNEMTTERIVERIISHRLEYERRNQAKEKKEIEAFEALQRQKQTQKAG; via the exons ATGGAGGACAAGCGGGCAAATGGCGATACCAGCGCCTGCAATGGGCATTCCGACAAGCAGCACAAGGATGTTCGCGTCTGGTGCGATGGATG CTATGATATGGTGCACTTCGGCCATGCGAACTCCCTGCGACAAGCCAAAGCTCTTGGCGATAAGGTAATTGTGGGCATTCACACCGACGAGGAGATCACCAAGCACAAGGGACCACCGGTCTTCACCGAGGAGGAGCGCGTCAAGATGGTCAAAGGCATCAAATGGGTGGATGAAGTGGTGCTCGGTGCTCCGTATGTGACCACACTGGAGGTGCTCGACCAGAACAACTGTGATTTCTGTGTGCATGGAG ACGACATTACCATGACAGCTGAAGGAGTGGACACATATCATTTGGTCAAGTCAGCAAATCGCTACAA GGAAGTAAAACGCACGGCTGGAGTTTCGACCACTGACCTTGTGGGCCGCATGTTGCTCCTGACACGCAACCACTTCCGTCAGGGATCCGCCGAATATGATATCGAGAAAGAAG tgtCAATTTTAAAACGACAAATAAAATCCCATCCAGGTTCTTCGAACATGGGCCAAGACTCGGCAGCCAAAAGTCCATGGACCGGTTGTAGTCAGTTCTTGCCGACTACCCAAAAGATCATACAGTTTAGTGATGGCAAATCACCGAATCCCGGCGATAAGATT GTTTATGTGGCTGGCGCCTTCGATCTCTTCCATGTGGGTCACCTGGACTTTCTGGAAAAGGCTAAAAAACTGGGTGATTACCTGATTGTTGGCCTGCACACAGATCCCGTGGTGAACTCTTACAAGGGCAGCAACTATCCTATTATGAACCTGCACGAGCGCGTGCTCAGCGTTTTGGCCTGCAAG tTTGTCAATGAGGTAGTCATTGGAGCTCCCTACTGCGTCACCGAAGAGCTGCTTGAACACTTCAAAATCGATGTCGTCTGCCACGGACGCACACCCATCGCGCTGGAGAACGGCAAGATCGATCCATATGCCGTTCCCAAGACGCGAGCAGTCTTTGAGCTGATCGATTCCGGCAACGAGATGACCACGGAGCGTATCGTGGAGCGCATTATCTCGCACCGTCTGGAATATGAGCGTCGCAACCAGGCCAAAGAAAAGAAGGAAATCGAAGCCTTTGAGGCACTTCAACGCCAAAAACAGACCCAAAAGGCCGGCTAG
- the LOC122626061 gene encoding ethanolamine-phosphate cytidylyltransferase-like isoform X2, whose product MEDKRANGDTSACNGHSDKQHKDVRVWCDGCYDMVHFGHANSLRQAKALGDKVIVGIHTDEEITKHKGPPVFTEEERVKMVKGIKWVDEVVLGAPYVTTLEVLDQNNCDFCVHGDDITMTAEGVDTYHLVKSANRYKEVKRTAGVSTTDLVGRMLLLTRNHFRQGSAEYDIEKEGSSNMGQDSAAKSPWTGCSQFLPTTQKIIQFSDGKSPNPGDKIVYVAGAFDLFHVGHLDFLEKAKKLGDYLIVGLHTDPVVNSYKGSNYPIMNLHERVLSVLACKFVNEVVIGAPYCVTEELLEHFKIDVVCHGRTPIALENGKIDPYAVPKTRAVFELIDSGNEMTTERIVERIISHRLEYERRNQAKEKKEIEAFEALQRQKQTQKAG is encoded by the exons ATGGAGGACAAGCGGGCAAATGGCGATACCAGCGCCTGCAATGGGCATTCCGACAAGCAGCACAAGGATGTTCGCGTCTGGTGCGATGGATG CTATGATATGGTGCACTTCGGCCATGCGAACTCCCTGCGACAAGCCAAAGCTCTTGGCGATAAGGTAATTGTGGGCATTCACACCGACGAGGAGATCACCAAGCACAAGGGACCACCGGTCTTCACCGAGGAGGAGCGCGTCAAGATGGTCAAAGGCATCAAATGGGTGGATGAAGTGGTGCTCGGTGCTCCGTATGTGACCACACTGGAGGTGCTCGACCAGAACAACTGTGATTTCTGTGTGCATGGAG ACGACATTACCATGACAGCTGAAGGAGTGGACACATATCATTTGGTCAAGTCAGCAAATCGCTACAA GGAAGTAAAACGCACGGCTGGAGTTTCGACCACTGACCTTGTGGGCCGCATGTTGCTCCTGACACGCAACCACTTCCGTCAGGGATCCGCCGAATATGATATCGAGAAAGAAG GTTCTTCGAACATGGGCCAAGACTCGGCAGCCAAAAGTCCATGGACCGGTTGTAGTCAGTTCTTGCCGACTACCCAAAAGATCATACAGTTTAGTGATGGCAAATCACCGAATCCCGGCGATAAGATT GTTTATGTGGCTGGCGCCTTCGATCTCTTCCATGTGGGTCACCTGGACTTTCTGGAAAAGGCTAAAAAACTGGGTGATTACCTGATTGTTGGCCTGCACACAGATCCCGTGGTGAACTCTTACAAGGGCAGCAACTATCCTATTATGAACCTGCACGAGCGCGTGCTCAGCGTTTTGGCCTGCAAG tTTGTCAATGAGGTAGTCATTGGAGCTCCCTACTGCGTCACCGAAGAGCTGCTTGAACACTTCAAAATCGATGTCGTCTGCCACGGACGCACACCCATCGCGCTGGAGAACGGCAAGATCGATCCATATGCCGTTCCCAAGACGCGAGCAGTCTTTGAGCTGATCGATTCCGGCAACGAGATGACCACGGAGCGTATCGTGGAGCGCATTATCTCGCACCGTCTGGAATATGAGCGTCGCAACCAGGCCAAAGAAAAGAAGGAAATCGAAGCCTTTGAGGCACTTCAACGCCAAAAACAGACCCAAAAGGCCGGCTAG
- the LOC122626062 gene encoding uncharacterized protein LOC122626062 encodes MTAPSTSRAKQATDPAKDLSAPIHGLSRNRKRQERRKQRLHEMQNLLYTKHFSNYRLPASLAAPPPEDQLLQLQLQNFDSLTEQPPSSRKNPLPVNASSDSPWTRLRLVACPCHGCLCSVEPSALLGHYLSDHLPGMGIPFLELEVGKRVSLTCQVSSLERDVNSLLGVYCYRRTGLNPLKCHRNTYLPVEYRCYSQHSALMIFACRTMHSVLWARKRVEHEVLAIWVATPLHGVAITLRLLVQPANSARYYTKQIKARPMLPLSSNQTCSEFIKTDSNVMLISFEDLRPLMDLDVWQQLLNVELKVISEARI; translated from the coding sequence ATGACTGCGCCCTCCACCTCCCGTGCCAAGCAGGCAACAGATCCCGCAAAGGATCTATCTGCTCCCATCCATGGATTGAGCCGGAATCGGAAGCGTCAGGAGAGGCGAAAGCAGCGCCTGCACGAAATGCAAAATCTGCTGTACACCAAACACTTTTCAAACTACAGACTTCCTGCGTCGCTGGCCGCCCCACCTCCCGAAGATCAGCTGctccaactgcagctgcagaacTTTGATTCGCTTACCGAGCagccgcccagcagcaggaaaaaccCGCTTCCTGTGAACGCCTCTAGCGATTCGCCGTGGACCCGACTGCGCCTGGTGGCATGCCCATGTCACGGATGCCTCTGCTCGGTTGAGCCCAGCGCTCTACTGGGTCACTATTTAAGTGACCATCTGCCGGGAATGGGGATTCCGTTCTTGGAGCTGGAAGTGGGCAAGCGAGTATCCCTAACATGTCAAGTTAGCAGTTTGGAAAGAGATGTCAACTCCCTGTTGGGGGTCTATTGCTATCGGCGCACTGGCCTCAATCCCCTTAAATGCCACCGAAACACCTATCTGCCGGTGGAATACCGCTGCTACTCGCAGCATAGCGCCCTCATGATCTTCGCCTGCCGCACCATGCACTCGGTGCTGTGGGCAAGGAAGCGTGTCGAACACGAGGTCCTGGCCATCTGGGTGGCTACTCCCTTGCACGGTGTGGCCATCACTCTGCGGCTGCTGGTCCAACCGGCCAACTCGGCACGTTACTACACAAAGCAGATAAAAGCTCGTCCGATGCTGCCATTGTCGTCGAACCAAACCTGCAGCGAGTTCATCAAGACCGATAGCAACGTGATGCTCATCAGCTTTGAGGACCTTCGACCACTAATGGATTTAGATGTGTGGCAACAATTGCTAAACGTCGAACTGAAGGTGATCAGCGAGGCaagaatataa
- the LOC122626061 gene encoding ethanolamine-phosphate cytidylyltransferase-like isoform X3 translates to MEDKRANGDTSACNGHSDKQHKDVRVWCDGCYDMVHFGHANSLRQAKALGDKVIVGIHTDEEITKHKGPPVFTEEERVKMVKGIKWVDEVVLGAPYVTTLEVLDQNNCDFCVHGDDITMTAEGVDTYHLVKSANRYKEVKRTAGVSTTDLVGRMLLLTRNHFRQGSAEYDIEKEDSAAKSPWTGCSQFLPTTQKIIQFSDGKSPNPGDKIVYVAGAFDLFHVGHLDFLEKAKKLGDYLIVGLHTDPVVNSYKGSNYPIMNLHERVLSVLACKFVNEVVIGAPYCVTEELLEHFKIDVVCHGRTPIALENGKIDPYAVPKTRAVFELIDSGNEMTTERIVERIISHRLEYERRNQAKEKKEIEAFEALQRQKQTQKAG, encoded by the exons ATGGAGGACAAGCGGGCAAATGGCGATACCAGCGCCTGCAATGGGCATTCCGACAAGCAGCACAAGGATGTTCGCGTCTGGTGCGATGGATG CTATGATATGGTGCACTTCGGCCATGCGAACTCCCTGCGACAAGCCAAAGCTCTTGGCGATAAGGTAATTGTGGGCATTCACACCGACGAGGAGATCACCAAGCACAAGGGACCACCGGTCTTCACCGAGGAGGAGCGCGTCAAGATGGTCAAAGGCATCAAATGGGTGGATGAAGTGGTGCTCGGTGCTCCGTATGTGACCACACTGGAGGTGCTCGACCAGAACAACTGTGATTTCTGTGTGCATGGAG ACGACATTACCATGACAGCTGAAGGAGTGGACACATATCATTTGGTCAAGTCAGCAAATCGCTACAA GGAAGTAAAACGCACGGCTGGAGTTTCGACCACTGACCTTGTGGGCCGCATGTTGCTCCTGACACGCAACCACTTCCGTCAGGGATCCGCCGAATATGATATCGAGAAAGAAG ACTCGGCAGCCAAAAGTCCATGGACCGGTTGTAGTCAGTTCTTGCCGACTACCCAAAAGATCATACAGTTTAGTGATGGCAAATCACCGAATCCCGGCGATAAGATT GTTTATGTGGCTGGCGCCTTCGATCTCTTCCATGTGGGTCACCTGGACTTTCTGGAAAAGGCTAAAAAACTGGGTGATTACCTGATTGTTGGCCTGCACACAGATCCCGTGGTGAACTCTTACAAGGGCAGCAACTATCCTATTATGAACCTGCACGAGCGCGTGCTCAGCGTTTTGGCCTGCAAG tTTGTCAATGAGGTAGTCATTGGAGCTCCCTACTGCGTCACCGAAGAGCTGCTTGAACACTTCAAAATCGATGTCGTCTGCCACGGACGCACACCCATCGCGCTGGAGAACGGCAAGATCGATCCATATGCCGTTCCCAAGACGCGAGCAGTCTTTGAGCTGATCGATTCCGGCAACGAGATGACCACGGAGCGTATCGTGGAGCGCATTATCTCGCACCGTCTGGAATATGAGCGTCGCAACCAGGCCAAAGAAAAGAAGGAAATCGAAGCCTTTGAGGCACTTCAACGCCAAAAACAGACCCAAAAGGCCGGCTAG